The following DNA comes from Deltaproteobacteria bacterium.
GAGAAAACGTTCATCACCTCAGGTCATGGTAAGTACCACTTTGTTATTGCGCGAAGTGAAGAAACAAAAGATTCGGACGACCCATTTGCGGGCCTAGCCGGCTTATCCTTCTTCCTCGTCCCGCTTTGGGAAGACACTCCAGAGGGTCGCAAGCACTACGGCCGTGTGGACCGACTTGAAGATAAAATCGGTCATAAAAACTCTGCGACCTGCGCCATGGTTTTCGACCACGCACCTGCACAGCTTATTGGAAAGCGGGGCGAAGGTTTTCGTTACATGCTTTTCTTGATGAACAACGCTCGAGTGGGTGTTGGTTTCGAGAGCTTGGGTGTATGCGAGAATTCTTTGCGACTTGCTAAGAACTACGCAGCAGAGCGCCGTTCTATGGGTAAGACCATCGATAAACATGAAATGATTGCTGAGTACCTTGAAGACATGGACACGGATACAAGATCTCTTCGTGCTCTGGGTGTTCATGCTGCCTACCACAGTGAAATGGCACAACGTTCTCAGATAGCTCTTCTTGCGAAGGCCTACCATAACGACACCGAGAAGAGCCGCTATGAACTCCTTTATAAGCGCCACTTGAAAGAAGCTCGCCGTGTTACGCCTCTCTTGAAGTACTACGGTTCTGAGCGAGCGGTTTATATGGCTCGGATGTGTATGCAGATTCATGGTGGGGTTGGTTACACGAAGGAATACCAGGCAGAGCAGCTTCTGCGTGACGCCTTAGTTCTTCCTATCTATGAAGGTACCAGTCAGATTCAGTCTCTTATGGCGACCAAGGACGTTCTCTTGAACATCCTGAAAAATCCAAAGGACTTGGTTCAGGGAATCGCTCAAGCGAAGTGGCGTACGCTCTCGGCGCGTGACCCACTGGATAAGAAGGTAGCGAAACTTCAAGCATTGTGTCTCGGAGCTCAGCAGACTCTTCTTACTCGCATGGCGGCTAAGAAGTTCCGTTCACTAAGTAACCATAAGGTTGTAGATTGGGCGAGTAAGTTCTTCAAGGAGTGGGATGCAAAGAAAGACTTTTCACCTGCTTTGCTTCACGCAGAACGCCTGACTCTATTATTGACGGATGCTGCGATTTCCGAGCTTCTACTTGAGCAAGCAACGCGCTTTCCGGAGCGTCGTGAACTTCTGGAGCGTTTCTTGGAGAAGGCAATCCCTAGAGCAGAGTACAACAGCTCTTTGATTGCTACGACAGGCGATCGACTTTTGGATACCTTAGACGATACGCCAGCTCAGCTTGGAGAAAAGCAAGTTGGTTAAATCCTAAAGAGATAAAATGAAAAAGCCGGGTTATACCCGGCTTTTTTTTGCTTTCAAAGCGATGGTTGCCGATTGGCGTTAGATTAACTTTCCCAGGTTGTTCCTTCGGGGCTGTCTTTCAGTCTTACACCAACGGCATCGAGTGCATCGCGGATGGTGTCGGCGGTTGAGAAATCTTTGTCGGTTCGCGCTTGATTGCGTTTTTGAATCAGCTTTTGCATTTTCGCTTCATCCACGCTGGCACCGTCGCCACCACCAATGGGTCCTTGCGTGAGGCGAAGCCCCAACACACGGTCTGTATCGGCGATAAAGGCTACCTTGTCGGCAGCTGATACACTTTCATCCTGAACAATTTTCCATACCTCTGCGAGGCATCGCGCAGTGTTCAAGTCATCGGTAATCCCGCCTGTGACTTCTTTGCGATAGGCTTCAAGCGTCGGTGAATTTAAATTGCCCTTATCGCTGCCTGCTTCTTCACAAAGCTGACTAACTTTTTTCCAAAGCTTGGCCAGACCTTTCGCGGCGTCTTCCACATTGGCTCGTGAGAAGCGTGTCTCTTTGCGGTAGTGGGTGTTGAGTAAAAGGTAACGGTAGGCAAGTGGCTGGATTCCCCAGCTACGGATAGAGTCGAGAGTCACGAAGTTGGCACCGCTCTTTGCCATTTTGGTGTCTTCGCCGTCTTGTTCTAAAACGAGAAAGTTATTGTGCATCCACACGTTTACCCATTCGTCAGACTTGGTGTAAGCCATCATTTGAGCAATTTCATTTGTGTGGTGAACGGGGATATGGTCAATGCCGCCGGTGTGAATATCAAATCTCTCACCGAGGTAATTGCAGCTCATCGCCGAGCATTCGAGGTGCCATCCTGGAAATCCTCTTCCCCACGGACTTTCCCATTCCATCAAGCGTTTGGCGCCTTTTGCGAACTTCCAAATGGCAAAATCAGTTGGGTTTTTCTTGCCTTGAACAACATCGACTCGGGCACCAGCCTGTTGTCCGTCTATCGAAAGCTTGGCGAAATCAGCATATTTTGGAAGCTTGCTGGTATCGAGGTAAATCCCATCATCAATTTGATAAGCGAACCCATTGTCATGGATGGTTTGAACCATCTCGATTTGCTGGGTGATATGATCGGTGGCTCGACAAACAGTGTTGGGCGGTTGAATACCTAAATCACCGGTGTGCTCGAAAAAGATGCTTGTGTAATAGCGTGACAAATCCCAGATATCGCGCCCTGATTTTTTCGCCGCAAGCTCCATCTTATCTTCGCCGTCGCTGGCATCGTCGGTGAGGTGGCCGACATCGGTGATATTCATGATGTGATTGGTTTGGTACCCGCACCATTGTAACGCTCGCTTGAGAGTATCAACGAATACATATGCTCTTAGATTGCCGATGTGCGCATAGTTGTAGACGGTGGGTCCACAGGAATAAATGCCTACTTTGCCTTCTTCGAGGGGCTTTAGTAGTTCGACGGCGCGGGTTCGGGTGTTGTAGAGCTTTATCGGTCGAGTCATCATCACATCCATACAAGGGGTCTCGGTGCATCTAACCCGCTCAAGTTGAGCAGATCAGAAACCCCTGATTTCCCTGTTCAGCACGCGATGTCAAGCTACTGGAGCAGTAGGATTCGTCTCTTCGAGTACCGGTTTTTTTGACGGTGCTCGGATTTGTTCCACACGGGTGGTTTTTGTACGCCGAGCTTGGGTTGTCTTTTGGCTTTCGTTGAGTGCCTGTTCCAAGTCCAGCTGGATATCGCGAGGGTCTTCAAGCCCACAGGAGATTCTCATCAGAGAGCCTGAAATCCCATTGGCGTCTCTGACTTTCTCATCAACGATTTGATGGGTGAGAGCAGCTGGGTGCTGAATCAGGGTATCGGTAGAACCGAGACTCACAGCGGGAGTAATCATATTCACTGCGCCCATGACGCGGGCAGCAGCTTCGAAGCCACCCTTAATCTCGAAAGCCAACATGGAGCCGCCACCGCGAATCTGGTCTGGAATCAAATCAGTATTCATCAAGCCTGGATAATAGACTTTGGTAATGGCTGGGTGAGATTCAAGGAAATCGGCTATTTGCTCGCAGCTTGATTGTGCCATGCGGATACGTGCCGGCAGGGTCTGAAGGCCTCTGTGCAGCATGTAGGCTCCCATAGGGTGAAGCAATGCACCGGTGGCGATTCGAATCTGGCGAAGACCTTGGGCAAGTTTCTCCGACGTGGCGATGACGCCGCCCATCACATCACCATGGCCCCCGAGGAACTTGGTGGCGCTGTGCAAGACCATGCTGGCCCCATGTTTGAGCGGGTTTTGAAGTACAGGCGTCGCAAATGTTGAATCGACCAGTACCGGGACATCGCCGGCCAAGTCGGCGACTTTGCGTATATCGGTCATCTGTAGGGTCGGGTTGGCCGGAGTCTCGAGCATGATCAAGCTGGTGGTGGGCCTGATCTCTTGCGCCAAGGTATCCAAAGTTGCCCACGTGACATCAAGTTTGAAGAGTCCGCTGTTTAAAAGATGGTCAGATCCACCATAAAGCGGGCGTAAAGCGATGATATGATCACCCCGCATTTGTGCCGCCATGAGCGCTGCTGTGATCGCCGCCATTCCGGTACTAAATGCCACGGCTGCTTCAGCTGATTCGAGTTTTGCCATGGCTTGTTCGAAACGACCAACGGTTGGGTTGTGAAGTCGTGCGTATACCGGGGAATGCGTTGGGAGATGGCCCTGTGCCATTCTAGCGAGGTCGTCGCGACCTTGCTCGAGGTCGGGCAGGGGATAAGTCGTCGAGAAATCCAGAGGTAAAGCATGGACTCCGAGTTCACCTAGATCATCTCGGCCGGCGTGGACAGCATGGGTATCGGGGAGGTACGTCATGAATGAGCTCCTTGGGGTTATGGATTTAGTATACAGAACTATATGTTCGCTTTCATTATGCAGGGCGTTAATAAAGTACGTTTTCTTTGTTTTTATTCCGAATTAAATTCAGTGGATCGTCTTTTGGTCCGACAATGTGAGGTTTTGTAGGGGCAGGGGATTGGTTTCGCTAAAACCGCATTTTTAACACTCGCTTAGCCACGTGGTTAAGTTGTAAACGTTGGACTCGACCCCGCCTGAGGCGTTATCCTTTGGAGGGCCGGGACGTTTGGTAAATCGGCTTAGAATCAAGGGAGTCGCAATGTCTGTAGAGCAAAACGATCCACTTCGGGTCATTGCTGTGGACGATAGCCCGTCGGTGATCGCACACTTTAAACAATTGGTATCCGAGATGACTGGTATTAATATCATTGGTACCGCGAAGGATGGTCTTGAAGCACTTGCATTGCTCAAGGAAGGCCTACCTGACTTGGTTGTCATGGATATCGTGATGCCGCGGATGGATGGTTTAACAACCCTTCGTACAATGAAAGCAAGTTATCCTGAGATACGCGTAGCGATGTTGTCATCGGTTGCGGGTTCACGTTCGAGGGCCGAAGAGGCTTTTCGACTTGGGGCAGTGCAAGTTATTACGAAGCCATTTGATGGTGCAAAATTAAGAGACCTATTCGCAGCCGAAAAAACGCATAAAGGGCGCAAGGCATAGGAAGTTACCATGGCGGTGAAGTTTTTCGGCCAGTTTTTGATTCAGAAGGGTGAGATCAGCGTAGATCAACTGCGTGAAGCTCTCGATCTGATGGAGTCTCGCAATCGGTCATTTTGCGACATGGCTGTTGAAAAGGGCCTTCTAACGGTTGAGCAGTCAGAAACGCTCAAATCTCTCGAGTCCAACACGCCAACGACAGCGAGCCAAGCGGCTGCGGAAGAAGGTTTTTTGACCACAGAGCAGGTATCCGATGTTTTGAAAGCTCAGCAAGGAGCACGTATCAGAATCGGTGAAGCTTTGGTTGAGTTAACTTTTGTTGAGCAGGCTCAGCTACCTCAACTTCTAGAGGCCTTTCATGCGGACCAAGCCGACTATCAAATCGGTAAGGTAAAGCTACCGAGCGCTTTTCAGAAAAATTTGATGGCGGAATATGTCGTCGATTTTTTCCCGAAGTTCGTTGAAAAAATATCGAAAATTAAGCTCAAAGTTTATGACGACAGCCATGGAGCGACTGCTCACCTCGAGCTTGTCTCTTCACTCGTCGTCTTTGGGCGATATAGCTTACGTGTTTGCTTAAGCTCGGATGAATCTTTCGCACGTGGATTACTGGCAGGTATTGCCGCGAGTATTCCAAACCCAGATCGAGAAACCCTTCAGGGTGTTTTGGGCGAGTTCTTAAATATCGTGGTGGGCAATGCGGTGGCTGCATTGGAGCGGCATGATTGCGAAGCTGAACTCGATACGCCTATCTTTGGCCAATTTCCTGAAGCGGATTATCGCTTTCAGATCACTTCTACTGTGGGACAGGCAACGCTTGGCCTTGAGTTGTTAAACTAAGAAGCGCTCTTATTCTTCTTCGTTCCAGTCGGGTCGTGCTCTCACGATTATCCCTGCGATAGCTCTTGTCGTAAACGCGCTTCTAGGAGTTGCGCTGCTTCTGGATCACCTGCGTGACTCCAGGTGATGGCCCGAGCATCGTGGCCACGCGTATGCAGTATATTATGACATGGGTGACGTGCATCCATGACGACACAAACCGCTCGAGCCTGAATTTTTTCTTGAAGAAGGCGAGCTGCCATTTCTGTTGCGTCTTCTTGCAGGTTGAGGCGTTGAGTACAGTGCTCTAGGAGTTTCGTCAGCGCGCCGAAACCAACGACATGTTCTCCAGGCTCATAACAGATATGGGCTTTGCCAAATGCGATGGTCAGGTGATGAGGGCAAACCAGGTGAATCCCGATGTTGACCAAGCTGACCGGTGTGCGGTTGGGAGCCGGAGCGAGGGTTAGTTCAATGTCGTCGATGTTGTTGTCTTGAGAAACCAGGAGATGATCCATCCATAATTCAGCGACCCGCTCGGGAGTTTGGGCGCATTGGCCACTGATTTCGATGTCTAGAGCCTGGAGAAGTTGTTCGACTGCAGATTTCAGCTTCTCTTTTTTCTCAGTATTTTCAAGTGCTTTGGACATGATTTTCCCTCGTTGCTTCTTCGTGGAGTTATCACATGCGGGCAAGGGTGGCTACACTGAATGCTGGTTGATAAACGTTGTTCTGTGACGTATTGGGAGTCACGAAACTGTTCGATGAGGGCCTGCGAGCCGCGTAAGAAGGAATGAATCTTTATGTCTCGAGATGTTGATCAAAGCGATACCCCCATTCTTCAAGACGAAGAAGAGCTGGTTACGTTTTTCAAGGCGTCAGAAAAATCTCCGGAATATTTCCGAGTCGGCGCTGAAACTGAGCGTGTTCTCTTTGCAAAAGACACCCTCGCTCCCATTCCATATGAAGGTGGAATTCGCCCATTGCTTGAGGGCATGACCCAAAAGGGTTGGAGCATGGAGCCTTTGGGTCTTCACAAGGACGGAATGTCCGTTTCGCTAGAACCAGGTGGACAGTTAGAGCTTGCGGGGCGGCCCGTGACTCACAGCGACGACACCCGTGCGGAAGTCGATACATTTAACCGCGAGATTTTAGACGTTTGTGAGCCCTTGGGAATAGGGGTGAGTAGCCTCGGAATGAGACCATTTTCGAGAGTAAGCGATGCATGTTGGATGCCTCGTGAGCGTTACCGTGGAATGCGAACCTATCTCGATGCTCAAGGCCAATGCGGTCACCACATGATGGTGATGACGGCCACGATTCAAGCAAATTATGATTTCGAGAGCGAAGCGGACATGGTTCGAAAGATGCGCGTTGGAATGGGTGCATCCCCAATTGTAGCTGCGCTTTTTGCCAACTCGCCTTATGGGCCAGATGGCTGGACCGGATACCGAAGTCGCCGTTGTGCGATTTGGTTTCATGTGGATCCTGAACGATGCGGCCTGCTGCCGATGGTTTATGAAGAAGATTTCGGTTTTCGAAAATACTTGGATTATATCCTCGATATACCCATGTTCTTTTTGCAGCGTGGCGCAGTCTTTCATGATGTGGAAAGACTCACGTTTCGAAAGTTTTTACATGAAGGTTTTAATGGCGAGAAAGCCACATTGGCCGATTTTGAAACACATCTATCGACGATTTTTCCCGAAGTTCGCCTGAAGCGATTTATTGAAGTTCGCTCAGCTGATGGCGGGCCTGCTGAGATGGCGGCGGCGCTTGCCGCTTTGTGGAAAGGTCTTTTTTACGACCCAACATCGCTGGCTGCGGCAGACGCTTTACTCAAAGACTTCTCGATGCCCCAGCGGCTTCAAATGCAGCAATGTGCGGCTCAAGATGCCCTGAAGGGTCACGGTAAAGGATTTCACATGGGTGAACTTGCCAAGGAGCTGGTTAAGTTAGGCAGTGAGGGGCTCAAGCGCCTATCCGTAGGTGTGGGCGATGAGTCTCATCATCTGGCACCGTTAGAAGATATTGCTAATTCTGGGGAAACGCTGGCCGATAAACTATTGGCGAAGTTTGGTGCGGGCCCTCTCGATGAAAAGGCCCGTCGCAGTATCATGCAAGAAACGTCTATCGACGCCGCTTCCTAAGAAAAAACAACCCAGCTAAGAGCCACCAGAGTCCAGCGGGTGCTGCTGCACATCCAGCATTGGCATCCGTATCGCTGTCATTCATCAACGAGCCGAAAGCCGACGCTTCTGGGCTGTGCTTCTTAAGTTCTATTTTGAGAATGTCTGATTGATTGCCAGCACCATCGATGGCCATGAATTCAACCAGTCCGGTCTGCCCGGAGACATCGATTGTAGAATCTGTTTGAACCCAGGATGCTCCTTCGCGCCGAGTCATCAGCTTCACATCCTCTGGCGTCGTGAGCTCATCAATTTGAATCTCTACTGTGTTGCCAGCGCGAGTTGAACTTAGAACGGGTTTATCGGGATCAACCAATACGTTCAGCGATTGATGCTTATATCCGTGCCAGAAACGCGTGTCGGCGTGTGAGCGAATATCGATGGTGTGTTGACCGTGTCGATACAGTTTAGGGCTGCGCACTAATAATGTGTCGCCTTCCGTTCGCTTACCTGTCCACCAAGTGCCACCGTCTACTCGGTACTGGTAGCTTCGACCCTGAGTGGGGCCAACGTGCACCAAAGCTTCTCCACTTGGGATAGCTTTCCATCGCTGAGGCAAATCGGTACGTGGAAGACTGCGGTACATTGAATTGGCTTCAGCTGAAGCGCCTTCACCCGTGGCTTCTTCAGTGCCGTCAGCTCCTTCTGCTACTGGCGGTGGCGTGTAGCACATGTTGTCTTCTGGGTTGGTGATCTGGTCTGGGCTGCAAAGGCTGGCATAGACCGAAATATACGGTGAGCCAGTTGGCCCAAGGTCTCTGCGAACAGTGTTGAGTCTTAGCTCTACAGGTGTACCAAGCGCACTGCCAAGGGTGTCGGCAATATCAAGGTCAAAGTTCAGATTGTCACCTACCAAGAGGTCGATGGCGATATCTACGAGGGTCTCGAAGAGTTGGGTCAGGTCAGCTTCTGGAACAAGCTCGTTGTAAATCTGCTGGGTGTTGGCGACGGCGATATCATCGACCGCAAGCTGAAGCGTATGGTCCTCTTTACGAACGATATCCATGTTGAGTGCGATATCCGCGGTAAGCCCAGATACGCGCATCATCGCATCATCGATGAGCATGGAAATATCAATCTGCACATCATCGAGGGCCACTTGAAGAAGGGGATCGTGAACGCCTGCAGCGATTTCAGTACCTGCTCCAAGTCGGATACGTGGTGCATCCCGCGCGGTAATACTCAGCTGAATCGGTGATTGCATATCCACGAGTCCAAGCAGTCTCGGCTCGAAGTTCATCAAGAGGCCGGCTGTGACATCGAATTCACCGCCGGTGAGAGCACCAATTTCGTAAGAGTCGAGGCCCAGGCAGAGCAGTCCAGATTGAAAGAGGCCCCAGGCGGCTTGAGTAATCATCGCCTGGCTGGCTCCAAATGCCATATGGTATGCTTCGAAGTGAGAGG
Coding sequences within:
- a CDS encoding PLP-dependent transferase, with amino-acid sequence MTYLPDTHAVHAGRDDLGELGVHALPLDFSTTYPLPDLEQGRDDLARMAQGHLPTHSPVYARLHNPTVGRFEQAMAKLESAEAAVAFSTGMAAITAALMAAQMRGDHIIALRPLYGGSDHLLNSGLFKLDVTWATLDTLAQEIRPTTSLIMLETPANPTLQMTDIRKVADLAGDVPVLVDSTFATPVLQNPLKHGASMVLHSATKFLGGHGDVMGGVIATSEKLAQGLRQIRIATGALLHPMGAYMLHRGLQTLPARIRMAQSSCEQIADFLESHPAITKVYYPGLMNTDLIPDQIRGGGSMLAFEIKGGFEAAARVMGAVNMITPAVSLGSTDTLIQHPAALTHQIVDEKVRDANGISGSLMRISCGLEDPRDIQLDLEQALNESQKTTQARRTKTTRVEQIRAPSKKPVLEETNPTAPVA
- a CDS encoding glutamate--cysteine ligase, whose product is MSRDVDQSDTPILQDEEELVTFFKASEKSPEYFRVGAETERVLFAKDTLAPIPYEGGIRPLLEGMTQKGWSMEPLGLHKDGMSVSLEPGGQLELAGRPVTHSDDTRAEVDTFNREILDVCEPLGIGVSSLGMRPFSRVSDACWMPRERYRGMRTYLDAQGQCGHHMMVMTATIQANYDFESEADMVRKMRVGMGASPIVAALFANSPYGPDGWTGYRSRRCAIWFHVDPERCGLLPMVYEEDFGFRKYLDYILDIPMFFLQRGAVFHDVERLTFRKFLHEGFNGEKATLADFETHLSTIFPEVRLKRFIEVRSADGGPAEMAAALAALWKGLFYDPTSLAAADALLKDFSMPQRLQMQQCAAQDALKGHGKGFHMGELAKELVKLGSEGLKRLSVGVGDESHHLAPLEDIANSGETLADKLLAKFGAGPLDEKARRSIMQETSIDAAS
- a CDS encoding cysteine--tRNA ligase, which gives rise to MTRPIKLYNTRTRAVELLKPLEEGKVGIYSCGPTVYNYAHIGNLRAYVFVDTLKRALQWCGYQTNHIMNITDVGHLTDDASDGEDKMELAAKKSGRDIWDLSRYYTSIFFEHTGDLGIQPPNTVCRATDHITQQIEMVQTIHDNGFAYQIDDGIYLDTSKLPKYADFAKLSIDGQQAGARVDVVQGKKNPTDFAIWKFAKGAKRLMEWESPWGRGFPGWHLECSAMSCNYLGERFDIHTGGIDHIPVHHTNEIAQMMAYTKSDEWVNVWMHNNFLVLEQDGEDTKMAKSGANFVTLDSIRSWGIQPLAYRYLLLNTHYRKETRFSRANVEDAAKGLAKLWKKVSQLCEEAGSDKGNLNSPTLEAYRKEVTGGITDDLNTARCLAEVWKIVQDESVSAADKVAFIADTDRVLGLRLTQGPIGGGDGASVDEAKMQKLIQKRNQARTDKDFSTADTIRDALDAVGVRLKDSPEGTTWES
- a CDS encoding response regulator, whose translation is MSVEQNDPLRVIAVDDSPSVIAHFKQLVSEMTGINIIGTAKDGLEALALLKEGLPDLVVMDIVMPRMDGLTTLRTMKASYPEIRVAMLSSVAGSRSRAEEAFRLGAVQVITKPFDGAKLRDLFAAEKTHKGRKA